The sequence below is a genomic window from Streptomyces sp. V1I1.
CTCCGCGCTCTCCGGCCACGACCTGATCGTGCGCGAGCTCGGCGCCACGGTCGTGGAGGAATATACGAACGAGTAGGGGAGGCCGCCTCGGAGGCCTGTACAGGTCAGCCACTCCCGGGCGGTTAGGCTGGCTGCCGTGAAGGTCCTCGTCATCGGCGGCGGCGCCCGCGAACACGCCCTGTGCCGCTCTCTCTCCCTCGACCCCGACGTCACCGCTCTGCACTGCGCGCCCGGAAACGCCGGCATCGGCGAGGTCGCCCAGCTGCACCCGGTCGACGCGCTGGACGGCGCGGCCGTGGCGCGGCTCGCCACCGAGCTGGCGGCTGAGCTCGTCGTCGTCGGCCCCGAGGCGCCGCTCGTCGCCGGCGTCGCCGACGCCGTACGGGCCGCGGGCATCCCCTGCTTCGGCCCCTCCCGCGAGGCGGCCGAACTGGAGGGCTCCAAGGCCTTCGCCAAGGACGTGATGGCGGCGGCCGGAGTGCCCACCGCCCGCAGCTATGTCTGTACGACGCCCGAGGAGATCGACGAGGCCCTCGACGCCTTCGGCGCTCCGTACGTCGTCAAGGACGACGGCCTCGCCGCCGGCAAGGGCGTCGTCGTCACCGACGACCTCGCCGCCGCCCGCGAGCACGCGCTGGCCTGCGAACGCGTGGTCATCGAGGAGTTCCTCGACGGCCCCGAGGTCTCCCTCTTCGCCATCACCGACGGCCAGACCGTCCTCCCTCTCACGCCCGCCCAGGACTTCAAGCGCGCACTCGACGGCGACGCGGGCCCCAACACCGGCGGCATGGGCGCGTACTCCCC
It includes:
- the purD gene encoding phosphoribosylamine--glycine ligase, with translation MKVLVIGGGAREHALCRSLSLDPDVTALHCAPGNAGIGEVAQLHPVDALDGAAVARLATELAAELVVVGPEAPLVAGVADAVRAAGIPCFGPSREAAELEGSKAFAKDVMAAAGVPTARSYVCTTPEEIDEALDAFGAPYVVKDDGLAAGKGVVVTDDLAAAREHALACERVVIEEFLDGPEVSLFAITDGQTVLPLTPAQDFKRALDGDAGPNTGGMGAYSPLPWADPKMVDEVMATVLQPTVDELHRRGTPFSGLLYAGLAITSRGVRVIEFNARFGDPETQVVLARLQTPLASLLLHAAQGTLDLEPPLRWRDDAAVTVVIASHNYPDTPRTGDPIEGLDEVAAKDAPHAYVLHAGTRRDGDAILSAGGRVLSVTATGKDLTQARERAYKAVARIRLDGSQHRTDIARKAAGE